From a single Aquipuribacter nitratireducens genomic region:
- a CDS encoding NAD(P)/FAD-dependent oxidoreductase: MPTRDGVPGGGPVRPGTLDVVELDDLLDPATALSTVGAPDPGAVDLLVVGAGPVGLYAAYYAGFRGLSVALVDSLPEPGGQVTAMYPEKLIYDVAGFPAVKGRDLVEGLVEQAARYRPTYLLGCQARELVDDPDGDGLLVALADGRTVRARALLVTAGMGEFTPKPLPAADGFAGEGVVHFVPRPDVLAGRDVVVVGGGDSAFDWALMLAPLASSVTLVHRRQQFRAHAGTVAAVQTLGVPLLGGFEVVKLGADAEGLLASVTVEGRVPATAGERHELPADVVVAALGFHADLGPLAGWGLELRKRAVVVDSRMRTTRRRVYAAGDVCTYEGKVKLIATGFGEAATAVNNLAVDLDPSAHVFPGHSSEP; this comes from the coding sequence GTGCCGACGCGGGACGGGGTGCCTGGTGGCGGTCCGGTGCGCCCGGGGACCCTCGACGTCGTCGAGCTCGACGACCTCCTCGACCCCGCGACCGCCCTGTCGACGGTCGGAGCCCCCGACCCCGGCGCCGTCGACCTCCTCGTGGTCGGCGCAGGCCCGGTCGGGCTCTACGCCGCGTACTACGCCGGCTTCCGCGGGCTGTCGGTCGCGCTCGTCGACTCCCTACCCGAGCCCGGTGGGCAGGTCACCGCCATGTACCCGGAGAAGCTGATCTACGACGTCGCCGGGTTCCCGGCGGTCAAGGGCCGTGACCTCGTCGAGGGGCTCGTCGAGCAGGCGGCGCGCTACCGCCCGACGTACCTGCTCGGCTGCCAGGCCCGCGAGCTCGTCGACGACCCCGACGGCGACGGGCTCCTGGTCGCCCTCGCCGACGGGCGGACCGTCCGTGCCCGCGCCCTGCTCGTCACGGCCGGCATGGGGGAGTTCACGCCGAAGCCGCTGCCGGCTGCGGACGGGTTCGCCGGCGAGGGCGTCGTCCACTTCGTCCCCCGTCCGGACGTGCTCGCGGGACGCGACGTCGTCGTCGTCGGCGGCGGGGACTCCGCCTTCGACTGGGCGCTCATGCTCGCCCCGCTCGCGTCGTCGGTGACGCTCGTGCACCGGCGGCAGCAGTTCCGCGCCCACGCCGGCACGGTCGCCGCCGTCCAGACGCTCGGGGTGCCGCTGCTCGGCGGCTTCGAGGTCGTGAAGCTCGGGGCCGACGCGGAGGGCCTGCTCGCCTCGGTGACGGTCGAGGGCCGGGTTCCGGCGACCGCGGGAGAGCGGCACGAGCTGCCGGCGGACGTCGTCGTCGCGGCCCTCGGCTTCCACGCCGACCTCGGTCCGCTCGCCGGCTGGGGCCTGGAGCTGCGGAAGCGGGCCGTCGTCGTCGACTCCCGCATGCGGACGACCCGCCGACGCGTCTACGCCGCCGGGGACGTCTGCACGTACGAGGGCAAGGTCAAGCTCATCGCGACGGGGTTCGGGGAGGCGGCGACGGCGGTCAACAACCTCGCGGTCGACCTCGATCCCAGCGCGCACGTGTTCCCGGGGCACTCGAGCGAGCCGTGA
- a CDS encoding 3-oxoacyl-ACP reductase family protein, producing the protein MTRRFGGRRVLVTGGSRGIGADVAVAFAREGAAVAVNGRSRSDALEDVIRRCEEAGGHGIAAVGDVSDADEAVHVVRTAREQLGGLDVLVNNAGTLDESPLEEMPVEQWDAMVASDLRSVYLCTHEALPGMREQGWGRVVNVTSQLAVKGAPGMAHYSAAKAGVIGFTRSLAREVAAHGVLVNAVAPGPVDTDMTGDLDDEWKQQKTAELPLGRFARVEEITPSVLLLAASPDGDVYVGQTLHPNSGDVMP; encoded by the coding sequence GACACGACGGTTCGGAGGGCGACGGGTGCTCGTGACGGGTGGCAGCAGGGGGATAGGCGCGGACGTCGCAGTCGCGTTCGCGCGGGAGGGCGCGGCCGTCGCGGTCAACGGGCGATCGCGGTCCGACGCGCTCGAGGACGTGATCCGTCGTTGCGAGGAGGCCGGCGGTCACGGGATCGCCGCCGTGGGGGACGTGTCCGACGCCGACGAGGCGGTCCACGTCGTCCGCACCGCGCGTGAGCAGCTGGGCGGCCTCGACGTGCTCGTCAACAACGCCGGGACGCTCGACGAGTCGCCGCTGGAGGAGATGCCGGTGGAGCAGTGGGACGCGATGGTCGCGAGCGACCTGCGCAGCGTCTACCTCTGCACCCACGAGGCGTTGCCGGGGATGCGCGAGCAGGGCTGGGGTCGCGTCGTCAACGTCACCTCGCAGCTCGCGGTCAAGGGGGCGCCCGGGATGGCGCACTACAGCGCCGCCAAGGCCGGCGTCATCGGGTTCACCAGGTCGCTCGCCCGCGAGGTCGCCGCGCACGGGGTGCTCGTCAACGCCGTCGCGCCCGGCCCCGTCGACACCGACATGACCGGCGACCTCGACGACGAGTGGAAGCAGCAGAAGACCGCCGAGCTGCCGCTCGGCCGCTTCGCCCGCGTCGAGGAGATCACGCCGAGCGTCCTGCTGCTCGCCGCCTCACCCGACGGCGACGTCTACGTCGGGCAGACGCTCCACCCGAACAGCGGGGACGTCATGCCGTGA